DNA sequence from the Deinococcus seoulensis genome:
AATACCGCCTGCCGCCGTGGTCATACGGCCCGTACAGTTTCGAGCCGGGCACCAGTTCCAGCAGGCGTTCGAACAGCCGCTGGTGGCGGGTGTGCATGCGCAGCGTGATCTGCGGCTGCTTGCCGTCCCCGCCGAACGAACCCTCGCCGATCAGGATGCCCAGCAGCAGGCCCTGCTGAAAGTCGCTGAGCGGCGCAGGAGCGGTGGGCGGGTGGATGGAATGTGTGTCTGTGATGGCAACCTCCGGCCGGGCGTGCCCATGTGTGGCAGAACAGCCCTGTTTCACCGTCAAGTTTCCCGTGAAACATCCGGAACGTCAAGCAGCAGCGTGAGGGCGGGGCGCACCTTTTGATGCGCCCCGCAACCCTCTCTGCATGAACCGAACTTGTTTCACCGTCAGGTTTCCCGTGAAACACCCAGCCCTTTCAGGTGAACCAGCAGCGCACTGATGTCGGCGTGGCGCACCCCGGAAATGCGGCTGGCCTGTTCCACCGTCTGCGGTTGCAGGCGCGTCAGCTTCTCGCGGGCCTCGTTCGACAGCGAGGCGATCGCCGTGAAATCCACGCCGCCCAGGCTCAGATCACGCGAACGGTCCTCGGCCCGCAGCTGAATCTCGGCGCGGCGGATGTACCCGGCGTACTTCACGCGGATCTCGACCGCCTCACGCTCGGCGGCCGAGAGGTCCGGCAGGGTCACGCCCAGCGCCTCCACGTCCGGCAGCGTGAACTCCGGGCGGCGCAGCCACGCGTCCCCGGTCTGCCCCTGCGCCCGCTGGGCGGCCAGCGCGTCGATCCCGGCCTGCACGCGGGCGTACTTCGCCTCCACGCGCGCGACCTCGGCGGCGTCCACCAGTCCCAGCGCGTGTCCGATGGGCGTCATGCGCTCGTCGGCGTTGTCCTGCCGGACCAGCAGGCGGTGCTCCACGCGGCTGGTCATCATCCGGTACGGCTCGTTGCTGCCCTTGAACACCAGTTCGTCCAGCAGCACCCCGATGTACCCGGTCTCGCGGCCGATGAACTGTTCAGCCTCTCCCCCGGCGCGGCGGGCGGCGGCCGTCCCGGCGATCAGGCCCTGCGCGGCCGCTTCCTCGTAGCCGCTGGTGCCGTTGATCTGCCCGGCCGTGAACACGCCCGGCATCAGTTTCGATTCCAGGTTCAGGGTCAGTTCCAGGGAATCCACCACGTCGTACTCGACCGCGTAGGCGTAGCGCTGGATCACGGCCTGCTCGAAGCCCGGCAGCGTGCGTACCAGCGCGTCCTGAAGGTGCGGCGGCAGCGAGGAGCTGAAGCCCTGCAGGTACACCTCGCTGGTCTGCACGCCGTCCGGTTCCACGAACAGCAGGTGCCGGTCGTGATGGGCGAAACGCACGACCTTGTCCTCGATGCTGGGGCAGTAGCGTGGCCCCAGGCCCTCGATATCCCCAGCGTACATGGGCGACTCGTGGATGTTCTCGTGAATCAGGCGGTGCGTCTCGGCGGTGGTGTGCGTCTGCCAGGTGGGCGACTCGGCGGCGCGCGGGCCGGGCGTACCGGTGAAGCCGCGCGGGTTGGGGTCAGCGGGGATTTCCAGCAGCTCGGAGAAGTTCACGGCGTCGGCGCGCACGCGGGGCGGCGTGCCGGTCTTGAAGCGTTTCAGGACATGCCCGGCCCGGGCCAGCGGCGCGGACAGGAAGCGCGAGGGTGGCTCGCCCTGACGGCCCTCGGCGCGGGACTGCCGCCCGTACCACGTGACGCCGCGCATGAAGGTCCCGGCCGCCACGACCACGCTGCGCGCCGCCAGCCGGCGCCCGTCGGTGGTGACGACCAGCCAGCCGCCCTGCCCGTCGCTTTCCAGGTCGGCGGCCTCGCCGCGCAGGATGTCGATGTTCGGGTGCCCGAAGATCACGTCCTGCGCCCGCTCGGCGTAGGCGTCCCGTTCATTCTGCACGCGCAGGGACTGCACGGCCGGACCCTTGCTGGCGTTCAGCACGCGGGTGTGAATGGCGGTCTCGTCGGCCAGTCGGCCCATCAGGCCGCCCATGGCCTGCAACTCGAACACCAGCTGGCTCTTGCCGGGGCCGCCCACCGCCGGGTTGCAGGGCATGCGGCCCACCGTGGCGGGGTTGCCGATCAGCAGGGCCACGCGGGAGAACTTCGCGGCGGCCCACGCCGCTTCCAGGCCCGCGTGTCCACCACCGATTACGATCACATTCCAGCCACTCATCTCAACTGGTCAGTGTACCGGGCGGCCGGGTTGGGCAGGGTGACCCGCATTCCCGAACGCCACGCGGCCCGGCGTGACCGTGTGGGCACAATGAGGCGCGTGAAGGCCCCTTAAGATGGAGCATGGACTTTGCTGAGCTGCGCGCTGACCTGATCGGTACCGACGTCCTGATTGACACGCCGTTCGGGGAGCGGCGCGTGACCTACGCCGATTACGTCGCGTCGGGCCGCGCACTGCACTCGGTCGAGCGGCGCATCGAGTCGCTGGCCCTGCCGCTGTACGCCAACACCCACACCGAGGACAGCGCCACCGGCGCGCACCTGACGCACCTGACCCATCAGGCGGCCGGGTACATCAAGGAGCAACTGGGCGCCGACCAGAGTTGCAAACTGGTGTTCTGCGGGTCCGGCAGCACGGCCGCCGTGCGCCGCATGCAGGACATCCTGGGGCTGATCGTGGGCGGCCCGCACCGGCAGACCGTGCAGGACTCGCTGCCTGCCTCGCAGCGGCCGGTGGTGTTCGTCGGGCCGTACGAGCATCACAGCAACGAGATCAGCTGGCGCGAGACGCTGGCCGAGGTCGTCGAGATTCCGCTGTGCGAGCGCGGCAACCTGGATCTGGACGCGTTGCTCAGGGCGCTGAAGGACCCCCGCTACGCCGGGCGGCCGAAGATCGGGTCGTTCAGCGCGGCCAGCAACGTGACGGGCCTGCTGACCGACACCCGCTCGGTGGCGCGGCTGCTGCACGCGAACGGGGCGTACGCGTTCTTCGATTTCGCGGCCAGCGGACCGTACGTGAAGATCGACATGAAACCCGGCCGCCCCGACGGCTACGACGCGGTGTTCCTGAGTCCGCACAAG
Encoded proteins:
- the mnmG gene encoding tRNA uridine-5-carboxymethylaminomethyl(34) synthesis enzyme MnmG; protein product: MSGWNVIVIGGGHAGLEAAWAAAKFSRVALLIGNPATVGRMPCNPAVGGPGKSQLVFELQAMGGLMGRLADETAIHTRVLNASKGPAVQSLRVQNERDAYAERAQDVIFGHPNIDILRGEAADLESDGQGGWLVVTTDGRRLAARSVVVAAGTFMRGVTWYGRQSRAEGRQGEPPSRFLSAPLARAGHVLKRFKTGTPPRVRADAVNFSELLEIPADPNPRGFTGTPGPRAAESPTWQTHTTAETHRLIHENIHESPMYAGDIEGLGPRYCPSIEDKVVRFAHHDRHLLFVEPDGVQTSEVYLQGFSSSLPPHLQDALVRTLPGFEQAVIQRYAYAVEYDVVDSLELTLNLESKLMPGVFTAGQINGTSGYEEAAAQGLIAGTAAARRAGGEAEQFIGRETGYIGVLLDELVFKGSNEPYRMMTSRVEHRLLVRQDNADERMTPIGHALGLVDAAEVARVEAKYARVQAGIDALAAQRAQGQTGDAWLRRPEFTLPDVEALGVTLPDLSAAEREAVEIRVKYAGYIRRAEIQLRAEDRSRDLSLGGVDFTAIASLSNEAREKLTRLQPQTVEQASRISGVRHADISALLVHLKGLGVSRET